A window of Elgaria multicarinata webbii isolate HBS135686 ecotype San Diego chromosome 2, rElgMul1.1.pri, whole genome shotgun sequence contains these coding sequences:
- the AMPD3 gene encoding AMP deaminase 3 isoform X1, translating to MPRQFPKLNISEVDESVRLLAEKVYAKVLREEDSKDALSLFTVPEDCPIGQKEAKERELQKEMAEQQSLETAKRKKSFKMIRSQSLSLQIPSQEWKPPSATPAVSPPTPVFPGTLQPIPGPYDVPEFQRVAISGDYCAGVSVDDYEQAAKSLAKALLIREKYCRLAYHRFPRITAQYLCSIQNEKWRIEDEVLPDFHPPVKELQDPYNLDDSPGNLDYVVKMKEGIVLVYETKEMMELDEPRSLPYPHLQTYTLDLSHVLALIADGPTKTYCHKRLNFLGSKFGLHEMLNEMSELKELKSNPHRDFYNVRKVDTHIHAAACMNQKHLLRFIKHTYQTEPNRVVGERKGKKMTLKQVFESLHMDPYDLTVDSLDVHADRQTFHRFDKFNSKYNPVGASELRDLYLKTENYLGGEYFARMVKEVARELEESKYQYTEPRLSIYGRSPDEWQNLAKWFIRHKVYSPHMRWMIQVPRIYDIFRSKNILPSFGTMLQNIFLPLFEATINPLDHKELHLFLKYVTGFDSVDDESKHSDHMFSDKSPNPDIWTSGKNPPYSYYLYYMYANIMVLNNLRKERGMSTFLFRPHCGEAGSITHLVSAFLTADNISHGLLLKKSPVLQYLYYLAQIPIAMSPLSNNSLFLEYSKNPLREFLHKGLHVSLSTDDPMQFHYTKEALMEEYAIAAQVWKLSTCDLCEIARNSVLQSGLSHKEKQKCIGVNYCSEGPEGNDIRKTNVAQIRMAYRYENLCNELSFLSDAMKTEEITALSK from the exons ATGCCCAGACAATTTCCAAAGCTAAACATTTCTGAGGTCGATGAGTCAGTGCGACTTCTAGCTGAAAAGGTTTATGCCAAAGTTCTTCGAGAAGAAGACAGCAAAGATGCCTTGTCACTATTCACCGTGCCTGAGGATTGCCCTATTGGGCAAAAAGAGGCAAAAGAAAGAGAGCTGCAGAAAGAGATGGCAGAGCAACAGTCTTTGGAGACAGCTAAAAG GAAGAAAAGTTTCAAGATGATTCGATCCCAGTCCTTGTCATTACAAATTCCATCGCAGGAATGGAAACCTCCATCAGCTACTCCAGCTGTGTCTCCTCCGACTCCGGTTTTTCCAGGCACTCTTCAGCCCATCCCAGGGCCATATGATGTACCAGAATTTCAAAGAGTTGCCATTAGTGGGGATTACTGTGCTGGG GTTAGTGTTGATGATTATGAACAGGCTGCCAAGAGTTTGGCAAAAGCTCTGCTTATTCGGGAGAAGTATTGCCGACTTGCTTACCATCGATTTCCAAGGATAACGGCACAATATTTATGCAGTattcaaaatgaaaaatggagAATTGAAGATGAGGTACTTCCAG ATTTCCATCCACCCGTAAAAGAACTGCAGGATCCTTATAATCTTGATGATTCTCCGGGGAATTTGGATTATGTTGTAAAGATGAAAGAAGGCATTGTCTTAGTTTATGAGACTAAAGAAATGATGGAGCTTGATGAGCCACGGAGTTTGCCTTATCCTCATCTACAGACATACACCCTTGACCTCAGCCATGTGCTGGCTCTCATTGCAGATGGTCCAAC AAAAACATACTGCCACAAGCGACTTAACTTTCTAGGGTCCAAGTTTGGTCTGCATGAGATGCTAAATGAGATGTCTGAGCTTAAAGAACTAAAAAGTAATCCTCATCGGGATTTTTACAATGTGAGAAAG GTTGATACTCATATCCATGCTGCTGCCTGCATGAATCAGAAACATTTGCTGAGGTTCATTAAACACACATATCAGACTGAGCCAAACAGGgttgtgggggagagaaaaggcaagAAGATGACTTTAAAGCAGGTGTTTGAAAGTCTTCATATGGATCCCTATGACCTCACTGTAGATTCATTAGATGTCCATGCG GATCGCCAGACATTTCATCGGTTTGACAAATTTAACTCCAAATATAATCCAGTTGGTGCAAGTGAACTGAGGGACTTGTACTTGAAAACAGAGAACTATCTTGGTGGTGAATACTTTGCCCGTATGGTGAAG GAAGTTGCCCGTGAACTAGAAGAAAGTAAATACCAGTACACAGAACCTCGGCTGTCTATTTATGGGCGTTCTCCAGATGAATGGCAGAATTTGGCTAAATGGTTCATTAGACACAAAGTTTATTCACCTCACATGCGTTGGATGATTCAGGTCCCTAGAATCTA TGATATATTTAGGTCAAAAAATATTCTGCCTAGTTTTGGGACAATGCTGCAAAACATCTTCTTACCTCTGTTCGAGGCAACTATCAACCCCTTGGATCATAAAGAGCTGCACCTCTTCCTTAAATAC GTGACAGGGTTTGATAGTGTGGATGATGAATCCAAACATAGTGACCACATGTTCTCTGACAAGAGCCCAAATCCTGACATTTGGACTAGTGGAAAGAATCCTCCATATAGTTATTACTTGTATTACATGTACGCAAACATCATGGTTCTCAACAATCTTAGAAA GGAAAGAGGTATGAGCACCTTTCTTTTTCGGCCTCATTGTGGAGAAGCTGGATCAATCACTCACTTGGTATCAGCCTTTCTAACTGCGGACAACATTTCGCATGGATTACTCCTGAAGAAG AGTCCAGTCCTCCAATATCTTTATTATCTTGCACAAATTCCCATTGCCATGTCCCCTCTTAGCAACAACAGTCTGTTCCTGGAGTATTCAAAAAATCCACTACGAGAATTTCTACACAAGGGACTCCATGTCTCTCTCTCTACAGATGACCCTATGCAATTCCACTATACAAAG GAAGCACTGATGGAGGAATATGCCATAGCAGCTCAAGTGTGGAAACTGAGCACTTGTGACCTGTGTGAAATAGCAAGGAACAGTGTACTACAAAGTGGCTTGTCACATAAG GAAAAACAGAAATGTATAGGGGTAAATTATTGCAGTGAGGGGCCTGAAGGAAATGACATTCGAAAGACAAATGTTGCACAGATTCGGATGGCTTACAGATATGAAAACTTATGCAATGAGCTGAGTTTCCTGTCTGATGCTATGAAGACAGAAGAGATTACTGCACTCTCAAAATAA
- the AMPD3 gene encoding AMP deaminase 3 isoform X2 — protein sequence MLWIPRKKSFKMIRSQSLSLQIPSQEWKPPSATPAVSPPTPVFPGTLQPIPGPYDVPEFQRVAISGDYCAGVSVDDYEQAAKSLAKALLIREKYCRLAYHRFPRITAQYLCSIQNEKWRIEDEVLPDFHPPVKELQDPYNLDDSPGNLDYVVKMKEGIVLVYETKEMMELDEPRSLPYPHLQTYTLDLSHVLALIADGPTKTYCHKRLNFLGSKFGLHEMLNEMSELKELKSNPHRDFYNVRKVDTHIHAAACMNQKHLLRFIKHTYQTEPNRVVGERKGKKMTLKQVFESLHMDPYDLTVDSLDVHADRQTFHRFDKFNSKYNPVGASELRDLYLKTENYLGGEYFARMVKEVARELEESKYQYTEPRLSIYGRSPDEWQNLAKWFIRHKVYSPHMRWMIQVPRIYDIFRSKNILPSFGTMLQNIFLPLFEATINPLDHKELHLFLKYVTGFDSVDDESKHSDHMFSDKSPNPDIWTSGKNPPYSYYLYYMYANIMVLNNLRKERGMSTFLFRPHCGEAGSITHLVSAFLTADNISHGLLLKKSPVLQYLYYLAQIPIAMSPLSNNSLFLEYSKNPLREFLHKGLHVSLSTDDPMQFHYTKEALMEEYAIAAQVWKLSTCDLCEIARNSVLQSGLSHKEKQKCIGVNYCSEGPEGNDIRKTNVAQIRMAYRYENLCNELSFLSDAMKTEEITALSK from the exons ATGCTATGGATACCTAGGAAGAAAAGTTTCAAGATGATTCGATCCCAGTCCTTGTCATTACAAATTCCATCGCAGGAATGGAAACCTCCATCAGCTACTCCAGCTGTGTCTCCTCCGACTCCGGTTTTTCCAGGCACTCTTCAGCCCATCCCAGGGCCATATGATGTACCAGAATTTCAAAGAGTTGCCATTAGTGGGGATTACTGTGCTGGG GTTAGTGTTGATGATTATGAACAGGCTGCCAAGAGTTTGGCAAAAGCTCTGCTTATTCGGGAGAAGTATTGCCGACTTGCTTACCATCGATTTCCAAGGATAACGGCACAATATTTATGCAGTattcaaaatgaaaaatggagAATTGAAGATGAGGTACTTCCAG ATTTCCATCCACCCGTAAAAGAACTGCAGGATCCTTATAATCTTGATGATTCTCCGGGGAATTTGGATTATGTTGTAAAGATGAAAGAAGGCATTGTCTTAGTTTATGAGACTAAAGAAATGATGGAGCTTGATGAGCCACGGAGTTTGCCTTATCCTCATCTACAGACATACACCCTTGACCTCAGCCATGTGCTGGCTCTCATTGCAGATGGTCCAAC AAAAACATACTGCCACAAGCGACTTAACTTTCTAGGGTCCAAGTTTGGTCTGCATGAGATGCTAAATGAGATGTCTGAGCTTAAAGAACTAAAAAGTAATCCTCATCGGGATTTTTACAATGTGAGAAAG GTTGATACTCATATCCATGCTGCTGCCTGCATGAATCAGAAACATTTGCTGAGGTTCATTAAACACACATATCAGACTGAGCCAAACAGGgttgtgggggagagaaaaggcaagAAGATGACTTTAAAGCAGGTGTTTGAAAGTCTTCATATGGATCCCTATGACCTCACTGTAGATTCATTAGATGTCCATGCG GATCGCCAGACATTTCATCGGTTTGACAAATTTAACTCCAAATATAATCCAGTTGGTGCAAGTGAACTGAGGGACTTGTACTTGAAAACAGAGAACTATCTTGGTGGTGAATACTTTGCCCGTATGGTGAAG GAAGTTGCCCGTGAACTAGAAGAAAGTAAATACCAGTACACAGAACCTCGGCTGTCTATTTATGGGCGTTCTCCAGATGAATGGCAGAATTTGGCTAAATGGTTCATTAGACACAAAGTTTATTCACCTCACATGCGTTGGATGATTCAGGTCCCTAGAATCTA TGATATATTTAGGTCAAAAAATATTCTGCCTAGTTTTGGGACAATGCTGCAAAACATCTTCTTACCTCTGTTCGAGGCAACTATCAACCCCTTGGATCATAAAGAGCTGCACCTCTTCCTTAAATAC GTGACAGGGTTTGATAGTGTGGATGATGAATCCAAACATAGTGACCACATGTTCTCTGACAAGAGCCCAAATCCTGACATTTGGACTAGTGGAAAGAATCCTCCATATAGTTATTACTTGTATTACATGTACGCAAACATCATGGTTCTCAACAATCTTAGAAA GGAAAGAGGTATGAGCACCTTTCTTTTTCGGCCTCATTGTGGAGAAGCTGGATCAATCACTCACTTGGTATCAGCCTTTCTAACTGCGGACAACATTTCGCATGGATTACTCCTGAAGAAG AGTCCAGTCCTCCAATATCTTTATTATCTTGCACAAATTCCCATTGCCATGTCCCCTCTTAGCAACAACAGTCTGTTCCTGGAGTATTCAAAAAATCCACTACGAGAATTTCTACACAAGGGACTCCATGTCTCTCTCTCTACAGATGACCCTATGCAATTCCACTATACAAAG GAAGCACTGATGGAGGAATATGCCATAGCAGCTCAAGTGTGGAAACTGAGCACTTGTGACCTGTGTGAAATAGCAAGGAACAGTGTACTACAAAGTGGCTTGTCACATAAG GAAAAACAGAAATGTATAGGGGTAAATTATTGCAGTGAGGGGCCTGAAGGAAATGACATTCGAAAGACAAATGTTGCACAGATTCGGATGGCTTACAGATATGAAAACTTATGCAATGAGCTGAGTTTCCTGTCTGATGCTATGAAGACAGAAGAGATTACTGCACTCTCAAAATAA